From the Polynucleobacter sp. MWH-UH35A genome, one window contains:
- a CDS encoding TSUP family transporter, which produces MAFFAGLVDAVAGGGGLIQVPALFAAYPEAPPATLLSTNKVSAVGGTLNAARKYLRHVSLPWAIVLPAIIAGFVGSLAGANAVSNFPAEPLRKALPFVLLFLLLYTWFQPSLGEAHAPKILGRFQQAKAVFLGLIIGFYDGFFGPGTGSFLLFGFVRFFSFDFLHASAATKLVNVATNLAAILMLASLGQINWTLGFVMMIANVAGSQFGSRLAIKHGSSFVRKAFLLIVSVLILKSAWNAYFIN; this is translated from the coding sequence ATGGCTTTCTTTGCCGGCTTAGTGGACGCTGTAGCTGGCGGTGGCGGCTTGATTCAAGTGCCTGCGCTGTTTGCCGCTTACCCCGAGGCCCCGCCAGCAACACTGCTTTCTACCAATAAGGTTTCTGCGGTTGGCGGAACCTTAAATGCCGCAAGAAAATATTTACGACACGTCTCTTTGCCTTGGGCGATTGTTTTGCCGGCAATCATTGCAGGTTTTGTTGGGTCTCTTGCCGGTGCTAATGCGGTTAGCAACTTCCCTGCAGAACCTTTGCGTAAGGCGTTACCATTTGTTTTGTTATTTCTCTTGTTGTACACCTGGTTTCAGCCCTCGCTCGGTGAGGCGCATGCACCAAAAATCCTTGGACGTTTTCAGCAAGCAAAGGCCGTATTTCTCGGATTAATAATTGGCTTTTATGACGGCTTCTTTGGCCCCGGTACCGGCAGCTTTTTGCTATTTGGATTCGTGCGCTTTTTTAGTTTTGATTTCTTGCATGCCTCCGCTGCTACGAAATTGGTGAATGTGGCGACTAATCTGGCGGCAATCCTAATGTTGGCAAGTCTGGGGCAAATTAATTGGACTCTTGGCTTCGTAATGATGATCGCCAATGTTGCAGGCAGTCAGTTTGGAAGTCGACTTGCAATTAAGCATGGCAGTTCCTTTGTGAGAAAGGCTTTTTTGCTTATTGTTAGTGTGTTGATATTGAAGTCGGCCTGGAATGCTTATTTTATCAATTAA